The window tattattggCTGCTACATAAATGGAGACAACCAATAGGCATCCAACCACCGAGCACATCTATTTCATCGTATCTGtcatctgattggttgttgcagGCGGCTCATCTCTTCCAATCGCTGTGACCCGCGGCCTCCTCTGAacttttatttcctatttctaACATTTGGCTCGGTAACGTTTCGGCGTTTCCCTGCAGGTGAGGAAGAGGTTAGCNNNNNNNNNNNNNNNNNNNNNNNNNNNNNNNNNNNNNNNNNNNNNNNNNNNNNNNNNNNNNNNNNNNNNNNNNNNNNNNNNNNNNNNNNNNNNNNNNNNNNNNNNNNNNNNNNNNNNNNNNNNNNNNNNNNNNNNNNNNNNNNNNNNNNNNNNNNNNNNNNNNNNNNNNNNNNNNNNNNNNNNNNNNNNNNNNNNNNNNNNNNNNNNNNNNNNNNNNNNNNNNNNNNNNNNNNNNNNNNNNNNNNNNNNNNNNNNNNNNNNNNNNNNNNNNNNNNNNNNNNNNNNNNNNNNNNNNNNNNNNNNNNNNNNNNNNNNNNNNNNNNNNNNNNNNNNNNNNNNNNNNNNNNNNTGTAACTTTGTATCCGGTCACATGATGAGCAGGTAAAGCGGGGGCCGAGCTGTGTCAAGGGCTTCGTTCTGATTGGCCCCCTGCTGATGGATAACACCCCACTGATGGTACTGCCCATGAAGTGGGCCCAGTGTGAGCCCAGTgcaacattttgcttttacaatTCCTCCCACCCACACCAGGGGTATTATCGCAGGCCCCAGCCAATGGCTACTCCCCCTTGCTACAGTTGTGGACCCCCGGAGGGTCTGAAGTGGCCCTTTTTTTTGGGAGGGCCCCAATATAAGCTAAGGGGATGTGATGGAAATTCAaaaattgtcaccaggacaggaagtgatgggaaatcctcTGATATCACACGGCCCATGGTGGAGGAGGGGCGTTATTGTCGGGGTGCCAGGGCTGAGGCCCCAACCAATCTGCTCCAGCAAAGGGAACgtatgtgatgatgtcatcacccccccccccccacctaatTTCTTCACCTATGTTCCTATTATTTGTTGAGAACATTGCGCAAGTAATTAAATTGCATTAAAGAGACATCGATCACATGTATGGATTATATAGAGGATGAGATTGGTTGGATGTGATCATGTGACCCCACCCGCAGAACGCAGACATTTCTTTCTTCCTGTAGTCACCGGTTGGTGGTTGTAAAGCGCCCTGGCACAGGAAGggttaacaagcagtaaaaggtTAGGAGGTCGGATCGATAGAATCTCATCACAAGCCGCAGCCAATCCCGAGTGAGCGCAGGAGATGCATTAATTTTTAATGGGCCCCATGGGCCCCTTGTGTGAGGTCAGAGGGTCCTGCAGGGGACATCGGTAGGATTGTTAATGATGAGCTGTGATCGACCAGCACCTGACACCGCGGTCAGTTTTGGTAACACCCCCATGATGGATGCTCAGTGCCCCCCCCATACACTCGTTGTGTTCCCAGCATTGATTTCAGATCCTCACCGCGTACGTTATTCttacagaaatcatttttatgtgttggagatcctgccagtaacagcacTTCCAAGTCACTGCAATGTGATTGGTAGAAGCCTCGTCATGTGATCTCTCTAGTTGCGCATTGAGCTGTCAAGCTGACAACATTGCTGCCAATTGCAAGTCATAGGCTTATCGTTGTCACCTTGAACAGGAAATGATATTGGCAACGGAATTTCCAGATTCATCTCACATCTTCTTTGTATTGTCGTCCACCAGGGTCCCCCCATTGCCTGAACCTCCTGGGCCACATTTACCCGTACGGTACAAACCATCACACACCACATGCAGTCCGCTCTGCGTTCAATCTGTTTATTTCATAATTCTGCGAAAtgtcccctcccccctccccagcCGTGACCCCACAGTCTGTATAGCACCAGAAGGAAGAATTCCCCCACCATAAATATACTTCACCTTGGAAGGGTTAATGGACAGAAATTGGGGCCCTTTATAAAAATTTCAGTTGGGAGGGGTGTTAGTGTGTCCCTTAAGGGGGGCCATGACTTTCACCCCACTCCTGCACATACTCATCTTCCCTTTCAGATTTTCGAGCTAATCTAAATTTAGCCACACCCATTGTCTTGGTGGCCGGCCCCCGCGGTTCGCGGCTTTGCCCTGTTTCGGCATCCGGTATCCGCTCGCCAGGTTCTCATTGGCTGAATTTCTGGAAATTTCCCGAGAAGATTGTCCTGTATACCCACTTCTGGAAGTTGGCTACGGCCGTGTATACCCCGGGGTATTTGGGGTTGGCACAGCTGTGGCCCCATGACACGATGCCGAATACTCTGCCGTCACACACCATGGGCCCTCCGGAGTCCCCCTGTAATcagagaagagagaagatgatgGGGTCAGGTCACCTGTGTGAGCAGATTCTGCCGGAAGCTGTCACTTTCCTTTTGAGGGTTGTTGTTACCCCAGAACCCATGTCAGCTTCCATCGGAGCCTTCTCACCCTCTGAGCCTCACCTGGCAGGCGTCTTTGCCCCCGTTGGTGAATCCGGCGCAGATCATGTTGCTGGTGATGTGTCCCGAGTAGGAGGAGGAGCTGTTGCAGCGGCGGGCAGAGACGATGGGAAGCTTCACACTGCGCAGGGTATCCGACGCCTTCCCACCGGTGGCGCTGGTGTACCCCCATCCGGATACCTGGCACACACGCCCCTCACTGAGCGACACCCCCTGGGCTGGCAGTGGGACCACAGATACGAAGGAGTTATAGATGGCCGGCCGGTTAAGCTGGGAGAgaagtaaagagaacctgtcacaataAATGATCAAGTGACCTCGTGCACCTGTGCTGTGATTTTTCTACAGCTAAGCCGTCATCTTTGCGAACTGTAAGGGGAGTTCTGTGCCCTGCCATGGCATCACCGGTATTAATGGGGCAGAGCTTCTACCAGTGACCAGCTTAAACTTAAAGGTGACAGATGTGCTGGGTGAGGAAAGGAAGCTCCAGCTCTTTCATATTGGACCCCTTTAAGCCCCTCCCCTTGTATTTCCAAAGAACCAATCAAACTTCACGTTTACTTTTAATTTTCTGATGAATACAAACCTTTCCCATATGTGGGGAAGTCACCTCCTATCAGACGCCCTGTCTCTGATTGAAACCCTCAGATAGAAATGTCTGTAGGAAGTAGGAGGCGTCTCTGCTctgaagggggaagggaaggGTCACAGACTTTTTTACATGAGCTATTGAACTCTGTACACAAAAGCGATGATAAACAAGAAGCAGCCTCAGAGCACCACCTGCTGGCTAACCTTGAAATTACAAATGATTCCAATACATGAATTCACCTTGATCAGCATGATGTCGGCGTTCTTGGAGGTGGCGCTGTATTCGGGGTGAGCGATCAGCTTCACCGGGCGAAATATCTGCTCTGTTCCTTCAAAGGTGGAGAGGGAATATTCCCCGGCCACGACCAGCATCTGCTTCTGCCTGGGgggcaaaagaaaaatgaaccTATGTGACACCCCAGCTAAGTGTACCCCGGGGTATTTGGGGTTTATGACAGCAAACGGTCGCACACCCGGGGCCCCCAGCAATAATAGAAAACTATNNNNNNNNNNNNNNNNNNNNNNNNNNNNNNNNNNNNNNNNNNNNNNNNNNNNNNNNNNNNNNNNNNNNNNNNNNNNNNNNNNNNNNNNNNNNNNNNNNNNNNNNNNNNNNNNNNNNNNNNNNNNNNNNNNNNNNNNNNNNNNNNNNNNNNNNNNNNNNNNNNNNNNNNNNNNNNNNNNNNNNNNNNNNNNNNNNNNNNNNNNNNNNNNNNNNNNNNNNNNNNNNNNNNNNNNNNNNNNNNNNNNNNNNNNNNNNNNNNNNNNNNNNNNNNNNNNNNNNNNNNNNNNNNNNNNNNNNNNNNNNNNNNNNNNNNNNNNNNNNNNNNNNNNNNNNNNNNNNNNNNNNNNNNNNNNNNNNNNNNNNNNNNNNNNNNNNNNNNNNNNNNNNNNNNNNNNNNNNNNNNNNNNNNNNNNNNNNNNNNNNNNNNNNNNNNNNNNNNNNNNNNNNNNNNNNNNNNNNNNNNNNNNNNNNNNNNNNNNNNNNNNNNNNNNNNNNNNNNNNNNNNNNNNNNNNNNNNNNNNNNNNNNNNNNNNNNNNNNNNNNNNNNNNNNNNNNNNNNNNNNNNNNNNNNNNNNNNNNNNNNNNNNNNNNNNNNNNNNNNNNNNNNNNNNNNNNNNNNNNNNNNNNNNNNNNNNNNNNNNNNNNNNNNNNNNNNNNNNNNNNNNNNNNNNNNNNNNNNNNNNNNNNNNNNNNNNNNNNNNNNNNNNNNNNNNNNNNNNNNNNNNNNNNNNNNNNNNNNNNNNNNNNNNNNNNNNNNNNNNNNNNNNNNNNNNNNNNNNNNNNNNNNNNNNNNNNNNNNNNNNNNNNNNNNNNNNNNNNNNNNNNNNNNNNNNNNNNNNNNNNNNNNNNNNNNNNNNNNNNNNNNNNNNNNNNNNNNNNNNNNNNNNNNNNNNNNNNNNNNNNNNNNNNNNNNNNNNNNNNNNNNNNNNNNNNNNNNNNNNNNNNNNNNNNNNNNNNNNNNNNNNNNNNNNNNNNNNNNNNNNNNNNNNNNNNNNNNNNNNNNNNNNNNNNNNNNNNNNNNNNNNNNNNNNNNNNNNNNNNNNNNNNNNNNNNNNNNNNNNNNNNNNNNNNNNNNNNNNNNNNNNNNNNNNNNNNNNNNNNNNNNNNNNNNNNNNNNNNNNNNNNNNNNNNNNNNNNNNNNNNNNNNNNNNNNNNNNNNNNNNNNNNNNNNNNNNNNNNNNNNNNNNNNNNNNNNNNNNNNNNNNNNNNNNNNNNNNNNNNNNNNNNNNNNNNNNNNNNNNNNNNNNNNNNNNNNNNNNNNNNNNNNNNNNNNNNNNNNNNNNNNNNNNNNNNNNNNNNNNNNNNNNNNNNNNNNNNNNNNNNNNNNNNNNNNNNNNNNNNNNNNNNNNNNNNNNNNNNNNNNNNNNNNNNNNNNNNNNNNNNNNNNNNNNNNNNNNNNNNNNNNNNNNNNNNNNNNNNNNNNNNNNNNNNNNNNNNNNNNNNNNNNNNNNNNNNNNNNNNNNNNNNNNNNNNNNNNNNNNNNNNNNNNTAATAAAATACTCCCCACCCCCTGACTTCCTTTGTGCCGCGGGGTGTCACCGTCCTCCTGCCAATAGGACCCCAGAGAATGCCATGCAGCCCAAATCTCAAAGATGCGACAGCTCAGTGCGGGATCGGCTTCCCATGAGACCTGGCTGGAAGAAGGACGTTGTCACCCCTGCCTAGGCGCTGCAGGAATTACCTGGGGGGGTGAATATATTATCCAATATTGTAACTTTTCCAATGtaggttttctttttcatttattatttttacacagtatttatatagcgccaacatataacgcagcgatgtacaacgtccatagtcacgtgactagctgtccctcaaaggagctcacaatctattcaTTCATCcagtcattatcacagtctaaggacaatttaggggaagccaattacctaactgcatgttatgtgggagggaacccacacagacacggggagaacctacaaactccatgcagatagtgtcctggctgagatttaaacctgacacccaggctgga of the Pyxicephalus adspersus chromosome 11, UCB_Pads_2.0, whole genome shotgun sequence genome contains:
- the LOC140341165 gene encoding trypsin-3-like, whose translation is MLVVAGEYSLSTFEGTEQIFRPVKLIAHPEYSATSKNADIMLIKLNRPAIYNSFVSVVPLPAQGVSLSEGRVCQVSGWGYTSATGGKASDTLRSVKLPIVSARRCNSSSSYSGHITSNMICAGFTNGGKDACQGDSGGPMVCDGRVFGIVSWGHSCANPKYPGVYTAVANFQKWVYRTIFSGNFQKFSQ